In Salinisphaera sp. T31B1, the following are encoded in one genomic region:
- a CDS encoding sulfite exporter TauE/SafE family protein has protein sequence MDVAGLSPVSATMLVALVLLLAATVKGTIGMGLPVVSIALLGSFLDPHQMLALMVAPVIVSNFWQAVSSGYIRTAWRNFWPLILCFCVATAVGGWLMASIDPSVLLLILGVIAIGFAIVNVLKPTLRLRPRDRGWAGLVVGSSAGVLNGLSTVNGPPLLMYLVACDLDKDQFVGAYGLIALAGSIPLAMSYMATGVLGATELIWSCAALLPVFAGLTIGRIVRGYIDAVLFRRILLGVLVVLGINLIRRGIHG, from the coding sequence ATGGATGTGGCGGGTTTGTCACCCGTATCCGCCACGATGCTCGTGGCCTTGGTGCTGCTGCTGGCCGCGACCGTCAAGGGCACCATCGGCATGGGCCTGCCGGTGGTCAGCATCGCCTTGCTGGGCAGTTTTCTAGATCCACATCAGATGCTTGCGCTGATGGTCGCGCCGGTGATCGTGTCCAATTTCTGGCAGGCGGTCAGCAGCGGTTATATCCGGACCGCGTGGCGCAACTTCTGGCCGTTGATCCTTTGCTTCTGTGTGGCCACCGCCGTGGGCGGCTGGCTGATGGCCAGCATCGATCCGTCGGTGCTGTTGCTGATACTGGGCGTGATCGCGATCGGCTTTGCGATCGTCAACGTCCTCAAGCCGACGTTACGGCTGCGGCCCCGGGATCGCGGCTGGGCCGGTCTGGTCGTGGGGAGCAGCGCCGGCGTGTTGAATGGCTTGTCGACCGTCAATGGGCCGCCGCTGCTGATGTATCTGGTGGCCTGCGATCTCGACAAGGATCAGTTCGTCGGTGCCTATGGCCTGATCGCGCTTGCGGGCTCGATCCCCTTGGCGATGTCCTATATGGCCACCGGCGTACTCGGCGCCACCGAGCTGATCTGGTCGTGCGCCGCGCTGTTGCCGGTGTTTGCCGGCCTGACGATCGGCCGGATCGTTCGAGGCTATATCGACGCGGTGCTGTTCCGACGCATCCTGCTGGGCGTGCTTGTCGTGCTCGGGATCAACCTCATCAGGCGAGGCATTCATGGCTGA
- a CDS encoding UxaA family hydrolase: MSKRTFLGYRRENGRVGIRNHVIILPLDDISNACCEAVANNIKGTMAIPHPYGRLQFGADLDLHFRTLIGTGANPNVAAVVVIGIEPGWTQRVVDGIAKTGKPVEGFAIEQHGDINTISRASWAAKKFVQDASEKQREECGIDELWISTKCGESDTTSGLASNPTVGNLMDKLVPEGATLCFGETSELTGCETVCAERAADEATKKKFLDTWGSYNDFINRHKTNDLSESQPTKGNIEGGLSTIEEKAFGNFMKIGNDSKYIDVLEPAEEPSKGPGLYYMDTSSAAAECVTLMCAAGFVVHLFTTGQGNIIGNPVEPVVKLSANPRTVRTMSEHIDLDVSGILRREMDFDQAGDALIESMLETCSGRLTSAEALGHREFVLTKLYRSA; encoded by the coding sequence ATGAGCAAACGCACATTTCTGGGCTACCGGCGCGAGAACGGCCGTGTCGGTATCCGCAATCACGTCATCATTCTGCCGCTGGACGACATATCCAATGCTTGCTGTGAGGCGGTGGCCAACAACATCAAGGGCACGATGGCGATTCCACATCCCTACGGACGCCTGCAATTCGGTGCCGATCTGGATCTGCATTTCCGGACCCTGATCGGCACCGGCGCCAATCCGAACGTCGCGGCCGTGGTGGTGATCGGCATCGAGCCGGGTTGGACGCAGCGGGTGGTCGACGGCATCGCGAAGACCGGCAAGCCCGTCGAGGGCTTCGCGATCGAACAGCATGGCGATATCAACACGATCTCCCGTGCTTCGTGGGCGGCAAAGAAATTCGTTCAGGACGCCTCGGAAAAGCAACGCGAGGAATGCGGTATCGATGAGCTGTGGATATCGACCAAGTGCGGCGAATCCGACACCACGTCGGGCCTGGCTTCCAACCCGACCGTGGGCAACCTGATGGACAAGCTCGTGCCCGAGGGTGCGACGCTGTGTTTCGGCGAGACATCCGAGCTGACCGGCTGTGAGACGGTCTGTGCCGAGCGTGCCGCCGACGAGGCGACCAAGAAGAAATTCTTGGACACCTGGGGCAGTTACAACGATTTCATCAATCGCCACAAGACTAACGATCTGTCCGAGTCGCAGCCGACCAAGGGCAACATCGAGGGCGGGCTGTCGACGATCGAGGAAAAGGCGTTCGGCAACTTCATGAAGATCGGCAACGACTCGAAGTATATCGATGTGCTGGAGCCGGCCGAAGAACCGTCGAAAGGGCCCGGTCTCTACTACATGGATACCTCGTCGGCCGCCGCCGAATGCGTGACGTTGATGTGTGCCGCGGGTTTCGTAGTCCATCTGTTCACCACCGGGCAGGGCAACATCATCGGGAATCCGGTCGAGCCCGTGGTGAAGTTGTCGGCCAATCCGCGGACGGTGCGCACCATGTCCGAGCATATCGATCTGGACGTATCCGGAATCCTGCGTCGCGAAATGGATTTCGATCAGGCAGGCGATGCCTTGATCGAATCCATGCTCGAGACCTGCAGTGGCCGGCTCACCTCGGCCGAAGCGCTTGGCCACCGTGAATTCGTGCTGACCAAGCTGTATCGGAGCGCATGA
- a CDS encoding TIGR00153 family protein, producing MDPSKTSPLSRLFGRSPFEALTKHIRQVDRGADLLTEFFRYSSEGDWARAETLYHEISDCEHEADDLKDQIRLNLPSTLFLPISRSDLLELIEAQDKIVNKIKDIAGLMTGRHMQFPPALLPGINDYMKVTIAAVHQARKVLEELDELLESGFGRNVSEMIEDMVVELGKLEKRADEEQIVIRHRLLDLESELPPLEVMFLYQIIDWIGTVSDRAERVGARLQIMMAR from the coding sequence ATGGATCCCAGCAAGACCAGCCCGCTGTCGCGCCTGTTCGGCCGTTCGCCCTTCGAGGCATTGACCAAACACATCCGCCAGGTCGACCGCGGGGCGGATCTGCTCACCGAATTCTTCCGTTACAGCTCGGAAGGCGACTGGGCACGGGCGGAGACGCTCTATCACGAGATCTCGGATTGCGAGCACGAGGCCGACGATCTGAAGGATCAGATCCGGCTGAACCTGCCGAGCACGCTCTTCCTGCCGATCTCGCGTTCCGATCTGCTGGAGCTGATCGAGGCCCAGGACAAGATCGTCAACAAGATCAAGGATATCGCCGGGTTGATGACCGGCCGGCACATGCAGTTTCCGCCCGCCCTGCTGCCGGGCATCAACGACTACATGAAGGTCACCATTGCTGCCGTTCACCAGGCACGCAAGGTGCTCGAAGAACTCGACGAGCTGCTGGAATCCGGGTTCGGCCGCAATGTGTCCGAGATGATCGAGGATATGGTCGTCGAACTGGGCAAGCTCGAAAAGCGCGCCGACGAAGAACAGATCGTGATCCGCCATCGTCTGCTGGATCTGGAGTCCGAGCTGCCGCCGCTGGAGGTGATGTTCCTCTACCAGATCATCGACTGGATCGGCACGGTCTCGGACCGGGCCGAACGCGTGGGCGCCCGCCTGCAGATCATGATGGCGCGCTGA
- a CDS encoding haloacid dehalogenase type II, with protein sequence MADSVIDRWVTFDVYSALFDFRGSLLPALTQALDGDDRSHAKGVLECWRTRQLAVAMHHSMLQRGHLSFRRATALALDYALATNAIDLPRRVRQSLVDAWDELSPWPDAPAALAKLHEQGYRLALLSNGDQDMLEALARRLPFIEAVLSAERAGAYKPHPNVYWHALHTLDVLPEALIHVAGSSTDVMGARAAGLACAWSNRFDDRLVEPRFTPDWVVADLSQLPAVLAYGVVS encoded by the coding sequence ATGGCTGATTCGGTAATAGACCGGTGGGTGACATTCGACGTCTACTCGGCGTTGTTCGATTTCCGCGGTTCCTTGCTGCCAGCGCTGACGCAGGCACTGGACGGCGACGATCGGTCGCATGCGAAAGGGGTGCTCGAATGCTGGCGAACCCGACAGCTGGCGGTGGCCATGCACCACAGTATGCTGCAAAGAGGTCATCTGTCGTTTCGTCGCGCTACGGCGCTGGCGTTGGACTATGCGTTGGCCACGAATGCGATCGATCTGCCCCGGCGCGTGCGCCAATCGCTGGTTGATGCCTGGGACGAACTGTCGCCTTGGCCGGACGCGCCTGCGGCGCTGGCGAAGCTGCATGAGCAGGGTTACCGACTGGCGCTGCTGTCCAACGGCGATCAGGACATGCTGGAAGCCCTGGCCCGTCGGTTGCCGTTCATCGAGGCAGTGCTGTCGGCTGAGCGCGCCGGCGCCTACAAGCCGCATCCAAACGTGTACTGGCATGCGCTGCACACGCTGGATGTCCTGCCCGAGGCATTGATTCACGTGGCCGGCTCGTCGACCGATGTCATGGGTGCCCGCGCGGCCGGCCTGGCTTGTGCGTGGTCGAACCGGTTCGACGATCGCCTGGTCGAGCCGCGTTTCACGCCCGACTGGGTCGTTGCCGATCTGTCACAGCTGCCGGCCGTACTGGCCTACGGAGTCGTTTCATGA
- a CDS encoding GntR family transcriptional regulator has protein sequence MNDAASPNYQPLYQQIKTLLVSRLAANEWPPGTALPSEIALAQAYNVSQGTVRKALNELEIEHMVERRQGRGTFAARHSQQRSLFQFFHLLSDDNVRELPVSRVLSCATGEASACERRALNLTAGASVTRIRRVRDLNQRPVISESLSVPTAMFPGLAERALEEVPNTLYEFFETQYGVVVAHASERLRAAAASETDAELLGVSAGAPLLAIERRALNLENRPVEWRLSYCDTAHHFYLNELD, from the coding sequence ATGAACGATGCCGCTTCGCCGAATTACCAACCGCTTTATCAACAAATCAAGACTTTGCTGGTGAGTCGCCTGGCAGCCAACGAGTGGCCGCCGGGCACCGCGCTACCGAGCGAAATCGCGCTGGCGCAGGCGTATAACGTCAGCCAAGGCACGGTGCGCAAGGCGCTCAACGAACTGGAAATCGAGCATATGGTCGAGCGCAGGCAGGGCCGTGGCACGTTCGCGGCACGCCATAGCCAGCAACGCTCGCTGTTCCAGTTCTTCCATCTACTCAGCGATGACAACGTCCGGGAACTGCCGGTCAGCCGGGTGCTCAGCTGTGCTACAGGCGAAGCAAGCGCGTGCGAACGGCGCGCACTCAACCTGACCGCCGGCGCATCCGTGACCCGAATTCGGCGGGTTCGCGATCTCAACCAACGGCCGGTGATCAGCGAGTCACTGAGCGTACCCACGGCGATGTTCCCAGGCCTGGCCGAACGCGCGCTCGAAGAGGTACCCAACACCCTCTACGAATTCTTCGAAACGCAATACGGCGTGGTGGTCGCCCACGCCAGCGAGCGTCTGCGCGCGGCCGCGGCAAGCGAAACCGACGCCGAACTGCTCGGGGTATCAGCCGGCGCGCCTCTGTTGGCGATCGAGCGACGCGCGCTCAATCTCGAAAATCGCCCGGTCGAATGGCGCCTGAGCTACTGCGATACTGCCCATCATTTCTATTTAAACGAGCTCGATTGA
- a CDS encoding inorganic phosphate transporter → MAIIAQHADTLLILACIFGFFMAWGIGANDVANAMGTSVGSGAITIWQAVIIAGIFEFLGAWLAGGQVTQTISKGLIHPELFADQPHLLVIGMLAALLGAGTFLLVTSLRGMPVSTGQSIIGGIMGFALVSLGADPINWGEIVKIVASWIVSPIIAGLIAFLLFESIRHLIFNHPDPAVGARRYVPGYVFLAALVIALVTLIKGLSHIGLVLSTGVSVVLAVGIGLIAAAITTVLLRRIDLSPEARASDRYRNVERVFGYAQIFTAATMAFAHGSNDVANAIGPVAAVVNVIENPGQIGDESQLAGWILILGGAGIVVGLATYGHRVIKTIGAGITELTPTRGFSAELSAASTVVLATWFGIPVSTTQTLVGAVLGVGLARGMRALNLSVLGGVFAGWLLTLPGAALFTAVFYFILRSIFV, encoded by the coding sequence ATGGCGATCATCGCGCAACACGCGGACACGCTGCTGATCCTCGCGTGCATTTTCGGCTTTTTCATGGCCTGGGGGATCGGCGCCAACGACGTGGCCAATGCCATGGGCACGTCCGTGGGCTCGGGCGCGATCACCATCTGGCAAGCCGTGATCATCGCCGGGATCTTCGAGTTTCTGGGGGCCTGGCTGGCCGGCGGTCAGGTCACCCAGACGATCAGCAAGGGGCTGATTCATCCGGAACTGTTCGCCGATCAACCACATTTGCTGGTGATCGGCATGCTTGCGGCCCTGCTGGGGGCCGGCACGTTCTTGCTGGTGACCTCGCTGCGCGGCATGCCGGTATCCACCGGGCAATCGATCATCGGCGGCATCATGGGGTTTGCGCTGGTGTCGCTGGGCGCGGACCCGATCAACTGGGGCGAGATCGTCAAGATCGTGGCCAGCTGGATCGTATCGCCAATCATCGCCGGGCTGATCGCGTTCCTGCTGTTCGAGTCCATCCGCCACCTGATCTTCAACCACCCGGACCCGGCGGTCGGCGCCCGCCGTTATGTGCCGGGCTATGTGTTCCTGGCCGCGCTCGTCATCGCGCTGGTCACCCTCATCAAGGGGCTTTCACATATCGGGCTGGTGCTGTCCACCGGCGTGAGCGTGGTGCTGGCGGTGGGGATCGGCCTGATCGCGGCCGCGATCACCACCGTACTGCTGCGCCGGATCGATCTGAGCCCGGAAGCGCGTGCCAGCGACCGCTATCGCAACGTCGAGCGCGTGTTCGGCTATGCCCAGATCTTCACCGCCGCGACCATGGCCTTTGCTCATGGCTCCAACGACGTCGCCAACGCCATCGGGCCGGTGGCCGCTGTAGTCAACGTGATCGAAAACCCCGGCCAGATCGGCGACGAATCGCAGCTGGCCGGCTGGATCCTCATCCTCGGCGGCGCCGGGATCGTGGTCGGGCTGGCAACCTATGGGCATCGGGTGATCAAGACGATCGGCGCAGGCATCACCGAACTCACGCCCACACGCGGCTTTTCGGCCGAGCTGTCGGCCGCCAGCACCGTAGTGCTGGCGACCTGGTTCGGTATTCCGGTGTCCACCACCCAGACGCTGGTCGGTGCGGTGCTGGGCGTCGGCCTGGCCCGCGGCATGCGCGCACTCAACCTCTCCGTGCTGGGCGGCGTGTTCGCCGGCTGGCTGCTGACCCTGCCGGGTGCGGCGCTGTTCACGGCCGTGTTCTACTTCATCCTGCGCTCGATTTTCGTCTAG
- a CDS encoding ABC transporter ATP-binding protein, whose protein sequence is MNGIDPSVPSSTHAAEPLLDVRGVTLQYKTKRQIVTASYQVDFQVHPGDRFVLLGPSGCGKSTLLKGVGGFMSPVEGSINLGGKPVRGPGPDRMMVFQEFDQLLPWKTVLENVVFPMISSGKYGRKEAFERGRLYLDKVNLSKFCEVYPHQLSGGMKQRVAIARGMAMGPAVLLMDEPFAALDALTRLKMQEELLQLWDELRFTVLFVTHSIQEAVIIGSRILVLSPHPGQVRAELNAEQFNHANQDCPEFQSLQQRIHHMLFSEQVEAEQKVEAHGE, encoded by the coding sequence ATGAATGGCATCGACCCATCGGTGCCGTCTTCGACCCATGCCGCCGAGCCGTTGCTCGACGTGCGCGGCGTGACTCTGCAGTACAAGACCAAACGACAGATAGTGACCGCCAGCTATCAGGTCGACTTCCAGGTCCATCCGGGCGACCGTTTCGTTCTGCTCGGGCCCTCGGGCTGCGGCAAATCGACGTTGCTCAAAGGCGTAGGTGGCTTCATGTCTCCAGTCGAGGGCTCCATCAATCTCGGCGGAAAGCCCGTTCGGGGGCCCGGACCCGACCGGATGATGGTGTTTCAGGAGTTCGACCAGCTACTGCCCTGGAAGACGGTGCTGGAAAACGTCGTTTTCCCCATGATCAGCAGCGGCAAGTACGGCCGTAAAGAGGCCTTCGAACGCGGACGCCTGTATCTCGACAAGGTCAATCTCAGCAAGTTCTGCGAGGTTTATCCACACCAGTTGTCCGGCGGCATGAAACAGCGTGTGGCGATCGCACGCGGGATGGCCATGGGACCGGCGGTCCTTCTGATGGACGAGCCGTTCGCCGCGCTTGATGCGCTGACCCGCCTGAAGATGCAGGAGGAGCTGCTGCAACTCTGGGACGAGCTGCGCTTCACCGTACTGTTCGTAACGCATTCGATTCAGGAAGCTGTGATCATCGGCTCACGCATTCTGGTGCTCTCGCCCCATCCGGGCCAAGTACGTGCGGAGCTCAACGCCGAGCAGTTCAATCACGCCAATCAGGACTGCCCGGAGTTCCAGTCCTTGCAGCAGCGGATACACCACATGCTGTTTTCGGAGCAGGTCGAGGCCGAGCAGAAGGTCGAAGCTCATGGCGAATAA
- a CDS encoding ABC transporter permease — protein MANNTSATGTPAPIEPPVRAEFERQPRPVGEIGEIARDLSLWQRVRDNTLVRNLFILLVLAGIWQLYTVWANNPLLFPTFTATISALWDSAVHGPLLSRAWNSISVLLVGYGAGVALATVMTTFAVLTRFGSDLLGILTAMFSPLPAIALLPLALLWFGLGTGSIVFVLIHAVLWAVALNMLSGFISVSETLRMAGRNYGLTGWRYVTKLLMPAAFPTILSGLKIGWMFAWRTQIAAELVFGANSSGGGIGWFIFENRNELQTDAVFAGLLTVILIGLLVEGLIFRTIEVNTVRKWGMQR, from the coding sequence ATGGCGAATAATACGAGTGCTACCGGAACGCCTGCGCCGATCGAGCCACCGGTCAGAGCCGAGTTCGAGAGGCAGCCGCGGCCTGTCGGCGAGATCGGCGAGATCGCCAGAGATCTCAGCCTCTGGCAACGCGTACGAGACAATACGCTGGTCCGTAACCTGTTCATTCTACTGGTGCTTGCCGGCATCTGGCAGCTCTATACCGTATGGGCAAACAACCCGCTGCTGTTCCCGACATTCACGGCGACGATCAGTGCGTTATGGGACTCGGCAGTCCACGGGCCGCTCCTGTCGCGGGCTTGGAATTCGATCAGTGTGCTGCTCGTCGGTTACGGCGCCGGCGTAGCCCTTGCAACCGTGATGACCACATTCGCGGTCCTGACCCGGTTCGGCTCCGACCTGCTCGGCATTCTCACCGCGATGTTCAGTCCGCTTCCGGCGATCGCATTGCTGCCGCTGGCTTTGCTGTGGTTCGGGCTCGGCACCGGCAGCATCGTCTTCGTGCTAATTCACGCCGTGCTCTGGGCGGTGGCGCTGAACATGTTGTCCGGTTTCATTTCGGTGAGCGAGACATTGCGCATGGCGGGTCGCAACTATGGCCTGACCGGCTGGCGCTACGTGACCAAGCTGCTCATGCCCGCGGCGTTTCCGACCATTCTGTCCGGGTTGAAGATCGGCTGGATGTTCGCCTGGCGTACACAGATCGCCGCCGAACTGGTGTTCGGTGCCAATTCCAGTGGCGGCGGTATCGGCTGGTTCATCTTCGAAAACCGCAACGAGCTGCAGACCGACGCCGTGTTCGCCGGACTGCTGACGGTCATTCTGATCGGCCTGCTTGTAGAAGGCCTGATCTTTCGCACGATCGAGGTCAATACGGTGCGCAAGTGGGGGATGCAGCGGTGA
- a CDS encoding YihY/virulence factor BrkB family protein, whose protein sequence is MVHRRNAQKLRPGAQIRHDGRGRTAHTPVRIPLKGWRDVFLRVYHAFGDNNLSIIAAGVSFYGLLAIFPGIAAFVAIYGLFLDPSGVVGQMEQLRGIVPADVISTVTGQMTQIAAKPQTSLGFAALFTLALALWSARKGTTALMVALNVVYAERERRNFFVQIAVSLALTLAIIAGLIAIAVLAAGVPLVLAALNFPGWAVAVGRGVGLGGAALFLMAGIAGLYRYAPSRRAPKWRWVMVGAVMVTIFWILGSLAFSVYVAFSGSYSATYGSLGAVVVVLTWLYITVLIMLVGGELNAQLEYQTTEDTTTSGNRPMGQRGAFVADNVAMRAEDIDFDKQEKPE, encoded by the coding sequence ATGGTGCATCGACGCAACGCACAGAAACTCAGGCCCGGGGCGCAGATCCGTCACGACGGGCGCGGCCGTACGGCCCATACGCCGGTTCGTATCCCGCTCAAGGGTTGGCGTGATGTCTTCCTGCGCGTCTACCACGCCTTTGGCGACAACAACCTGTCGATTATTGCCGCGGGCGTGTCCTTCTACGGCCTACTGGCGATCTTTCCCGGCATTGCCGCATTCGTGGCCATCTACGGGTTGTTTCTGGATCCCTCCGGCGTGGTCGGTCAGATGGAACAGCTGCGTGGGATCGTGCCCGCGGACGTGATCAGCACGGTCACCGGCCAGATGACGCAGATCGCGGCCAAGCCGCAGACGTCGCTGGGCTTTGCTGCGCTGTTCACGCTGGCCCTGGCGTTGTGGAGCGCGCGCAAGGGCACGACCGCGCTGATGGTCGCGCTCAATGTGGTCTATGCCGAACGCGAGCGCCGCAATTTCTTCGTCCAGATCGCAGTATCGCTGGCCCTGACGCTTGCCATCATCGCCGGGCTGATCGCGATCGCCGTGCTCGCGGCCGGCGTGCCGCTGGTGCTGGCTGCGCTGAACTTTCCCGGCTGGGCGGTGGCCGTAGGGCGTGGCGTCGGCCTGGGCGGGGCCGCGCTGTTTCTCATGGCCGGCATCGCCGGGCTGTATCGCTATGCGCCCAGCCGGCGCGCGCCCAAGTGGCGATGGGTGATGGTCGGCGCGGTCATGGTGACCATCTTCTGGATTCTGGGCTCGCTTGCTTTCTCGGTCTATGTGGCGTTCTCGGGCTCCTACTCCGCCACTTATGGATCGCTGGGCGCGGTCGTGGTGGTACTGACCTGGCTCTACATCACCGTGCTGATCATGCTGGTCGGCGGCGAACTCAACGCCCAGCTGGAGTACCAGACCACCGAAGACACCACCACCAGCGGCAACCGGCCGATGGGCCAACGCGGGGCGTTCGTGGCCGACAACGTGGCCATGCGCGCCGAAGACATCGATTTCGACAAACAAGAAAAACCTGAATGA
- a CDS encoding ABC transporter substrate-binding protein, with protein sequence MTTNRRSRKIAVRPLRVVTVLLAVLLANAWLTGCSGGESETPTIRFSQQYGVGYLPLMVMRHNKMVEAQAAERGIDQVDIEWVTLGGGASTSAALLSGNLDFAASGVGPMIKMWDKTRGAQNVKALGAINSIPIVLTTSDPEVQSIEDFNKTDRIALPAVKVSIQAVTLQMAAAKQWGNDAYDRLDDLTVSMKHPDAMAAMLSNSEVNAHFGSPPYYQQELERDGIHQVLTSYDVLGGKSTFNTLWASDSFRNDHPKLFAAVFAALKQAMQFIADKPREAAKIYIAEANSKLPEDLIFQIITDPDIEFTTTPKNVMKYARFMHQIKSIDHEAGSWKDMFFPEVANEPGS encoded by the coding sequence ATGACCACGAATCGACGTTCACGAAAAATTGCTGTCCGGCCTTTACGGGTCGTCACCGTGCTACTGGCCGTCTTGCTTGCGAACGCATGGCTGACAGGTTGCTCGGGCGGGGAAAGCGAGACACCGACCATCCGTTTCTCTCAGCAGTACGGTGTCGGCTATCTCCCGTTGATGGTCATGCGCCATAACAAGATGGTCGAAGCCCAGGCCGCGGAGCGCGGTATCGATCAGGTCGACATCGAGTGGGTGACGCTGGGTGGCGGCGCATCGACCAGCGCCGCACTGTTGTCCGGCAACCTCGACTTCGCCGCCAGCGGCGTAGGCCCGATGATCAAGATGTGGGACAAAACCCGTGGTGCCCAGAACGTCAAGGCGCTGGGTGCGATCAACAGCATACCGATCGTGTTGACCACGTCCGATCCGGAAGTCCAGTCGATCGAGGACTTCAACAAGACCGATCGAATCGCGTTACCGGCAGTAAAGGTTTCCATTCAGGCGGTCACCTTGCAGATGGCAGCGGCCAAGCAGTGGGGAAACGACGCCTACGATCGGCTCGACGACCTGACGGTGTCGATGAAACATCCCGATGCGATGGCGGCGATGTTGAGCAACAGCGAAGTCAACGCGCATTTTGGCTCGCCTCCCTACTACCAGCAAGAGCTCGAACGTGACGGGATACACCAGGTTCTGACCTCCTACGACGTCCTGGGCGGCAAGTCGACCTTCAACACGTTATGGGCATCCGACAGTTTTCGTAACGACCATCCGAAACTGTTCGCCGCGGTATTCGCCGCGCTCAAGCAGGCGATGCAGTTCATCGCCGACAAGCCGCGTGAGGCGGCCAAGATCTATATCGCCGAAGCCAATTCGAAGCTACCGGAGGATCTGATTTTCCAGATCATCACCGATCCGGACATCGAGTTCACGACCACGCCCAAGAACGTCATGAAATACGCCCGGTTCATGCACCAGATCAAGTCGATCGACCACGAGGCCGGTTCGTGGAAAGACATGTTCTTCCCGGAGGTCGCCAACGAGCCGGGCAGCTGA
- a CDS encoding alpha/beta fold hydrolase, giving the protein MNTVCTDLELVSSAAPDERIHLREKAAGDDPSASGRAILFVHGATYPGVMFDVPGASWLDHAVADGYSAYALDVRGYGRSTRPAALDAPARDNPPFARAESAVADIADCVAAIRERTGLARIDIVGWSWGTMTAGLYAAAGPGTVDRLVLFAPVYCHARPDRIAGLADRDDPARLRPLGAYRTETQAQARERWDSEILADDANQWRDPAVLSAWFQAMLADEPGEAVRAPNGVLVDLWEAFNERPRYDAGAIDMPTLVVRGTDDATAVRADALGLFDRLGSAHKQYAEIGHATHFALLERRAPQLFETVGRFLNGQL; this is encoded by the coding sequence ATGAACACAGTCTGTACCGATCTCGAGCTCGTCAGCAGTGCGGCGCCGGACGAGCGTATCCATTTGCGCGAAAAAGCCGCGGGCGATGATCCATCCGCGAGCGGCCGGGCGATTCTGTTCGTCCACGGCGCGACGTACCCGGGCGTCATGTTCGACGTGCCGGGCGCCAGCTGGCTGGATCATGCGGTGGCCGACGGCTATAGCGCCTACGCGCTGGACGTGCGCGGCTATGGGCGCTCCACCCGGCCGGCGGCGCTTGACGCGCCCGCGCGCGACAACCCGCCGTTCGCGCGCGCCGAATCGGCCGTGGCCGATATTGCCGACTGTGTCGCAGCCATCCGCGAACGGACCGGGCTCGCGCGGATCGATATTGTCGGCTGGTCCTGGGGCACGATGACCGCCGGCCTATATGCCGCGGCAGGCCCGGGCACGGTCGACCGGCTGGTGCTGTTCGCGCCGGTGTACTGCCATGCACGGCCCGACCGGATTGCCGGGCTGGCCGATCGCGACGACCCGGCCCGGCTGCGTCCGCTGGGGGCCTATCGCACCGAAACACAGGCCCAGGCCCGCGAACGCTGGGACAGCGAAATCCTGGCCGATGATGCGAACCAGTGGCGCGACCCGGCCGTGCTGTCTGCGTGGTTCCAGGCGATGCTCGCCGACGAGCCGGGCGAGGCCGTACGTGCGCCCAACGGAGTGCTCGTGGATCTGTGGGAGGCGTTCAACGAACGGCCCCGCTATGACGCCGGCGCGATCGACATGCCGACGCTGGTGGTACGCGGGACCGATGATGCCACCGCCGTGCGCGCTGACGCGCTCGGCCTGTTCGATCGGCTGGGCAGCGCGCACAAGCAATATGCCGAAATCGGTCATGCCACGCATTTCGCCCTGCTCGAGCGACGCGCGCCGCAGTTGTTCGAGACGGTCGGCCGTTTCCTGAACGGGCAGCTGTAG
- a CDS encoding UxaA family hydrolase, which translates to METHFLVHNKADKVGVVVVEGIKAGQTLSGWMMENDETIELKANHDIPIGHKIALDEIGDDDTIIEYEHDIGRAVAAIAKGDHVHVHNIKTKRW; encoded by the coding sequence ATGGAGACCCACTTCCTGGTCCACAACAAGGCCGACAAGGTCGGCGTTGTCGTGGTCGAAGGCATCAAGGCCGGGCAGACGCTGTCGGGTTGGATGATGGAGAACGACGAAACGATCGAACTCAAGGCCAATCACGACATTCCGATCGGCCACAAGATCGCGCTCGATGAAATCGGCGACGACGACACGATCATCGAGTACGAGCACGACATCGGCCGTGCCGTAGCCGCGATCGCCAAGGGCGACCACGTCCACGTCCACAACATCAAGACCAAGCGGTGGTAA